A window of the Balneola sp. genome harbors these coding sequences:
- a CDS encoding TonB-dependent receptor, which yields MKKHILSALVCFALSISFNLKAQETGTLTGTVVDAESGETLIGVNVLIEGTLKGTSTDLDGRYSIRGIEPGTYTLVVSYISFQKQTITGIEIEAGETVKLDITLQPETETLEDVVITADAILDSEAGLLRQRQKSISFSDAISAESISSSGAGNAAGALQKVVGASVVDGKYVFIRGLGDRYTSTHLNGSELPSSDPNRKSFQMDIFPSNLLENIVTLKTFTPDKPGNFSGGLVDIATKDFPEQFSFQLSASTGYNTQATFSDLRIGDPSSTDAFGFDGGRREIPKEVRDYLNSGQEIPTLRDTRNDPQAAETLDRLSNSFNNEFQPREQYGVMNQSYGFSIGNQVPFLGNDLGYTASFSYSQGYSGYNNGDVARYDLVGNFDDSEQLFRRLDVNDVKGERNVDWGGMATVSYRLTDNHRFSARFLKTQSGTGAGRYLEGFQYDIPNALFQTRVVQYTERSLTSFQLSGKSYFENFLKTTVEWKAANATNTQDEPDLRYFTTQVDTFASGAILYSSPTNNFQRPGRFYRNLEENNRNAGVDVTIPFNSFNGVAGNIKFGGNLVDVERDFREQRFDFYTDTQNFTLNDVEGDVDAFFDSLGILGYANNGRPQFGNYVQNASTPRSNYDATRTVSAAYLMTELPVTDKFKLIGGVRVENADIEVISQDTALAVGSLSNTDYLPSVNGIYSFTDNMNIRVAYTKTVARPTFRELAPYITFDFVGGLLFQGNENLKRTLITNYDLRWELFTGPGEILAVSGFYKELENPLERVIRTDIGNDALSIQNVEEGRVYGLEFEVRKNLGFLTEDLRHFSLSTNYTLVRSFVDIPELELLVIRNARPDAEDTRDLQGQSPFLFNFDLGYANPDIEFNSSLSYNFFGDRLGIVTEGATPDIYERGFGSLNLTANKTIAKNFELSLKVSNILDPDIIQSQKFNGDEYYYQRYRRGRTFSLGIKYKI from the coding sequence GTGAAAAAACACATATTATCAGCACTCGTTTGTTTTGCGCTTTCTATTTCATTTAATCTAAAAGCGCAAGAAACAGGAACCCTTACGGGAACCGTTGTAGATGCCGAATCAGGCGAAACTCTTATCGGAGTTAATGTTCTTATCGAAGGTACCCTGAAGGGTACTTCAACTGACCTTGACGGTCGGTATTCAATAAGAGGTATCGAGCCCGGTACCTACACCTTAGTGGTCAGCTATATTTCTTTTCAGAAGCAGACCATCACGGGAATTGAAATTGAAGCAGGTGAAACGGTTAAACTCGATATCACCCTTCAACCCGAAACAGAAACCCTCGAAGATGTAGTAATTACCGCTGATGCTATTTTAGATAGCGAAGCAGGGCTACTACGTCAGCGTCAGAAATCCATTTCTTTCAGCGATGCTATTTCAGCTGAAAGTATTTCAAGTTCCGGAGCAGGTAATGCGGCCGGTGCTTTGCAAAAAGTGGTGGGTGCGTCAGTAGTTGACGGAAAATACGTCTTTATCAGAGGACTAGGTGATAGGTACACAAGTACTCACCTAAACGGCTCCGAGTTACCATCCTCAGATCCAAATAGGAAATCTTTTCAGATGGATATTTTTCCATCAAATCTTCTCGAGAATATTGTAACCCTGAAGACATTCACACCTGATAAGCCCGGAAACTTTAGTGGCGGTTTGGTAGATATAGCTACAAAGGATTTTCCGGAGCAATTTTCCTTTCAGTTGTCCGCTTCTACGGGGTATAATACTCAGGCCACTTTTTCTGATTTAAGAATCGGTGATCCAAGTAGTACAGATGCCTTTGGGTTTGATGGAGGACGTCGCGAAATCCCAAAAGAAGTTCGCGACTATCTTAATAGTGGGCAAGAGATTCCAACCTTAAGAGATACAAGGAATGATCCACAAGCTGCAGAGACATTAGACCGATTGTCGAATTCATTCAACAACGAATTTCAGCCACGAGAGCAATACGGTGTAATGAATCAGAGCTACGGCTTTTCGATAGGTAACCAGGTTCCTTTTCTTGGAAACGACTTAGGTTATACGGCAAGTTTCTCCTACAGTCAGGGATATTCTGGCTATAATAATGGAGATGTTGCCCGCTATGATTTGGTAGGTAATTTTGACGATTCAGAGCAGCTGTTCCGTCGTTTGGATGTGAATGATGTTAAGGGAGAAAGAAATGTAGACTGGGGTGGTATGGCAACGGTTTCATATCGTCTTACTGATAACCATAGATTCTCAGCTCGCTTTTTAAAGACCCAAAGTGGTACAGGAGCAGGTAGATATCTCGAAGGCTTTCAGTATGACATTCCTAATGCTCTATTTCAAACCCGGGTAGTTCAATATACTGAACGTAGTTTGACCTCATTTCAGCTTAGTGGGAAAAGTTACTTTGAAAATTTCCTGAAAACAACGGTTGAGTGGAAGGCAGCTAATGCAACAAATACTCAAGATGAACCAGATCTCAGGTATTTCACCACTCAAGTAGATACTTTTGCTTCAGGAGCTATTCTTTATTCCAGTCCAACAAATAACTTTCAACGTCCAGGACGTTTCTATAGAAATCTGGAAGAGAATAATAGGAATGCCGGAGTTGATGTTACAATCCCGTTCAATTCTTTTAATGGTGTAGCGGGTAATATCAAATTTGGTGGTAACCTTGTTGATGTTGAACGTGACTTTAGGGAGCAGCGGTTTGACTTCTATACCGATACTCAAAACTTTACACTTAATGATGTGGAAGGAGATGTTGATGCATTCTTTGACTCATTAGGAATCTTAGGTTACGCTAATAACGGCCGCCCACAATTCGGTAACTACGTACAAAATGCATCTACACCAAGAAGTAACTATGATGCTACAAGAACAGTTTCTGCAGCTTACCTAATGACCGAACTACCCGTCACCGACAAGTTTAAGCTTATTGGTGGTGTTCGTGTCGAAAATGCTGATATAGAAGTAATCAGTCAGGATACTGCATTAGCAGTGGGTTCATTATCAAATACAGACTACCTCCCGTCTGTAAATGGGATATATAGTTTTACGGATAATATGAATATTCGTGTAGCCTACACTAAGACGGTTGCCAGACCTACTTTCCGTGAATTAGCTCCCTATATCACTTTCGATTTTGTTGGAGGTTTACTTTTTCAGGGTAATGAAAACCTGAAGCGTACTCTGATTACAAACTATGATTTACGCTGGGAATTATTTACAGGTCCTGGTGAAATATTGGCCGTAAGTGGATTCTATAAGGAGCTCGAAAATCCACTTGAGCGTGTGATTAGGACCGATATTGGAAATGATGCTCTTTCCATCCAAAATGTGGAGGAGGGTAGAGTATATGGTCTTGAATTTGAAGTGCGCAAGAATCTTGGGTTTTTAACTGAAGATCTTCGTCACTTCTCACTTTCTACTAATTATACACTGGTTAGATCATTTGTAGATATCCCTGAGCTTGAGTTGCTGGTAATTAGAAATGCTCGACCAGATGCTGAAGATACCCGAGACCTTCAGGGGCAATCGCCCTTCCTTTTCAATTTTGACTTGGGATATGCAAATCCTGATATCGAATTCAATTCATCTTTGAGCTACAATTTCTTTGGAGATCGACTGGGTATCGTTACTGAAGGTGCAACTCCTGATATATACGAAAGAGGTTTTGGTTCACTCAATTTAACAGCTAATAAAACTATTGCTAAAAATTTCGAACTGAGCCTTAAGGTCAGCAATATTCTTGATCCGGATATTATTCAGTCTCAGAAGTTTAATGGAGACGAATACTATTACCAACGATATCGACGTGGACGAACATTTTCTTTGGGTATCAAATACAAAATTTAG